TTCCGTTGGGTCATTGGGAAGGAGGCATAACGGTGCTCGATGCTGGATTGACGGGAGAACTGGCCGGTGTAACTTGACTGGCGGGATAGATTAGGGTGAGGTGATGTCAAGTCTATAATGTCACTGGCATAGGAATCAACACTGTGGTTTCTGTGTTCTAGTTTCTCTCTGTTGGATCTCTCGCGGGCTCGGCCCCTCTGAGACAGCTCATCCCTAATGGACTTCTCAATGCGCTGACTCCTCGGCTCCGGTCTTTCCCTAGGAGATGTCTCACTGCTACGAATTCTCTCTTCTGCTTTATTCCCAATGTGTCTGTCCATGCTCTGAGATCTAAGGCGCTGTTGTCTCCCAGTCATGGATCTCTCACCGTTTGGACTTTTTTGCTCACTGACAGCTCTGTCACTGCTAGGGAATCTCTGTTCTGGCTTGTCGCGGCTGTGTTTCTCACTCCTATGGCACTCTGATTGTTTGTCACGGTTACGGCTTTGACGCTCGGATCCTCCATGTCTCTGATTGTCACTGCTGCATTCTTGACGCTTCGATTCCCCATGCCTGTGTTCCTCACTACCACGACTgctgggctctgttctttcttgCCTGGACTTCTCACTGCTATGGCTCTGATGTTCGGGTACATCATCGTGGTGCTTCTCACTGTTACGGGCCTGGCTCTCTGATTCACTGTGCCTGTGCTTTTCACGACTACGGCCGCGATGCTCTGATTCACCACGTCTCTGCTTCTCACTGCTACGGCTGCTGTGTTCTGTCCTCCCCTGATGTTGCTTCCCTCTAGTACGATGTttctcactactatcactactactacttttCTGCTCCGATGATTTATCCTTCTTGTTTTTGTCACTTCTTCTACTACAGCTCTTAGTACTGCTCTTTTGCGGTTgactttccttctcttccttttGGATCCTCCTGGTGGTCAGCTTCATGGCTTTGAAGAGGGCCTTCTCGGACTTGGGAGGCACCACGGGGGTCTGCCGGGGCCTTGGGTGTCGTTGGCAAGGCAGACAGAACCAGACCTCTCGCTGGACACCTTGTAAACGTCTGGGGTGTCATCAGCTGTATCCACTGTGCTTGTCCTTTCTTCTGATGATGTGCTTAGCCTTGAATGTTTGTTATATTCCTGTGTGACTGTGAGGAAAGACCCGTATTGTTGGCCTCTTTGGCTGTTTTCAGGGGTCAGTTTTGAGGGAGACAGTggggtgagtggtgagtggtgagatGCAGTCTCTCTTGGTTTAAGGTGTTTGTCTGTTGTGATGGTAGCAGCATGGAGTTCAGGGATTTCAAGATGGTCTTCCTCGCCCCTCTCAGAGCCACTTAAGCTTTCCCTGGGTGACCACGGCGCACGTTGGCCTTTCCGATTGTGCTCGGGGGTTAGTTTTGAGGGAGACAGCAGTGAGTGTGAAGAGTGGGGAGATGCCGTCTCTTTGGGTTTGAAGTGTTTGCCTGGTGTGGTGACGGCATTATCTGGTGACTGCATTTCAATGGAGGTTTTTGGTTGATCAAGATGCTCTTCCTCGCTTTTCTCAGAGCCACTCAAGCTCTCCCTGGGTGACCAGGGTGCACGCTGCGACGGGTCATGGTTTGTCTTGTCCAGAACCGGTTTCACTGTCTTGGTTACAGGCGAGACATGATCATTTAATATGTTGTCTTTCACTTTGAATAGAGCCGGTTTCCCCAGAACGGGCGAAGAGACGTTGGACTGAGATGTTGGCGTTTGATTGTTTGTGTCGTCCATCGGGCTCTGGAACCATCCTCTTTTGTCCATCTCTCTGGCTCTCGGCCCATTTTCCTCCTTCAGGGATGTTTCTCTGTCTCGCCTGGGACGGACTACTGGCTTGTCTTCAAAGACCTCATTTTCATGATCACTTACAGAGTAATACTCCACTACTTCATCAACATGTGCAATATCTTCACAAACCCTAACTGATTTGTCAGATTCTTCATTTGCTTGAATCTTTTTCATGCTATCTTTTTTCATAATTGATTCATCCTCGGTACTGGTGTTTACTTGGTTTGAAGGTTTTGAATGATCCTTGTCTGGTTTTAAAGGGGCCTTCCTTCTCACACACAGTTGTTCCCGTTGTTCAATATTGTGTTGTATTTCCTCTGCTTTGAGTTTCTTCCGAGGAAGTGTGTTAGTTTGCCTTTCATTTAATAGAGCCTTCATTTCTTTTTCCTTCTCCTCACTGGGGGAAAAACAGGTATTTGCCTCATGTGGATACTTTGAGTACTCTCCTGGCAGACCAACGTGGTGTTTATTTTGTACAAAACGCTTCTCTTGCTCAGCTGTCTTCTCCATTTCAAGTGCATCTGTTTGTTGATCAGCTTGTATCTTTGCATCGAGGGCCTCCTTACTTGAGACCTTGCCCCTTGcgtgtgtgttctcttttcgtaGAATGTTATCATTTTTACTATCCCTAATTGAAAAGTCCTTGTTCTTTGTGCCCTCCTCAATTATGTCCATTACATTTGCacattctttctccttctctgagCTGTCCTCTTTTTTAATGCTCCCTTTCTTGCTCCTCGGTGGTACCTTTGGTTTGATAACTGGTGCGTCCGTTTGACTCTCCTCTGTGACGACCTCAGCGTTTCTAGAGGTGTCGTCTCTTGTTTCAACTGATAGCTGTTTAGCTACGGTTCTATCACTCTCCTCTGCTGGGTATTTGCTAATATTGTGTTTTTGTTTGCCACTGACATTATTGATTGTGTTTCCTTGCACTTGCTCCTCCCTGATATATcctgttgccagttcattttgttcagtgtagattgtGGCACCGAATCTGTGATTTTCGCCAAGTTTTGTCTCGGTCTGGGAAAGAATTCCTTGTATCTGATGATGATCCTTCAGATCCCCTAGCCTCCCTCTGACCTCGTTCTGTTTCCCATCTGTTGCTTTCCTGATATAATCCTGTCTAGCTGGTCTACTCTTTTGGACTCTAACATTATAACTATCATCCGGGTTCTCATCAGGGACTCTATTGTTTTCACATTCTTTATGACTAAATACTTGATTTTTACGTTTCTCTGCTCTATCCGATATGATTTCCTCGAGTGCCATTTTAGCCTTGTCATAATTGTCATTGATCAAAGATTTGTTTACAACCACGTTGTTGTCTATCTTTGAGAATACATCACGCCTCGCTTGCTCCTTCTCTCTATTCGCAAATGGCTCTTTTTTAGCGAACGTGTTTCCTCGCATAGAAAGAATACCCCTTTTAATGTTCCTAAGCTCCCTTGAAATTAAATCGTTTTTCGCTTTTGCCTCCCCATCTATCATTGGCTTGGGCTTCAAATTCTCACCGTCCTTGCTATGGCGTCCACCCAATCTGGCCTTCTCCAGCTCTTTAAGTGCATGTAAGTCGCTTATTATATTTTCACTATCTTTCATTTCTTTGTGAACTGAACTCTCTGTATCCTGTACTTCCTTATCCATGTCTTTCTTGTTATTCACCTCCATTTTAGGTTCTAAATCTTCCCCCTCCTGCTCTTCCTCGCCATTCTCCATCAGTGCATATCTTTGGCTTTTAATATAGTTGTTCTGTCTCGCTGAAAATGTATGCTTAAACCTGCCTTGCTCTTTAACAGGCTCCTTCGCTTTTTCTACCACCATAcgttctttctctttttctgaACTTTCTATTAATCCGTTGGCGAGGATGTTTTCCATTGGACAAATGTCACCTGTTGCCTGTGGCTCTATCTGTCTGTAGCTTGGCCTTGGCACTGaaaatgaataaaacaaatgTCTATCCTCTACTACAATTCCCTTTTCATCTTTCACTTGAGGGTCCTCTGTTTTGACAATGTTGGTCTTATTGGTTAACGCTTCAACAGCTTCTGCTCTATTGGGAGAGAATAGTTTGTTTCGGGTGGTAAATATTGCTTCCATACCGGCTCTCATAACCTCTTCAACACTGTCTTTGACATTTAACTCTACCATGTCCTTTGTTGACCTGTTGGTGTTGTACGCTCTATTTGAGGGCAGCATTTCATTTTGAGCTGTTATCAATGTGTCCCTAGTTGCTGTGATGGCTTCTCTTGTACTTGCAGTCTGTTCATCATTATGTTTTTCCTTGAATTCCACTGTGTCTTTTGTTGGCTGTTTCGCATTGTCTGTTCTGTTGGGGGATAACCCTTTGTTTTGTGCTGTAGGTAATGCTTCCCTATTCGTTCTTGTATGTACAGGCTGGTCACCGACACCTTTCTCCTTTAGCGCCGGCATCTCTTTCACTGGCTTTTCTGATATATTCAGAGAAATCCTATCCTTTTGTGGAGTAGGATGGTCTTTTGTGTTGTCCGACATATTCGGAGAAAGccctttgtttttttgtgtggtaATGGACAAAGTATCCTTATTCATTGACGGTGAGAAGTGTTTCATCTCTGGCTCTACAGGACTATTGTACAAGTTCAGAGTTGGGTACATTTGTTTCTTAGTCCGAGGGCTCTTGTTCACCTTTGGGTGTGAAAAGGGAGACCCGGGGCTCCTGCTAGCCGCAGCCTCTCTTTTGGTTTGCAATAAGTTGGATATCAAGTAATCGTCTGATATATCAGAATCTAGATATTTCCTAAGACCAGCATTGCTAGATTCAGAAACATCAGGGCTACAGATAGGCAGTCCATCTAATAGAATGGCAGGTGTACTGAAGCCAGAGGCTAGAATGGCAGGTGTACTGAAGCCAGAGGCTAGAATGGCAGGTGTACTGAAGCCAGAAGCTGTAACGTCAGAAGGAGCTTGTGCATATTTGAGTAGTCTCTGTTCCAGCATCTTTGGAGACAGAGTACGCTGATCCGCCTGTTCGGTTTTGAACTTTGGCGGGCTGTACCTGCTCTTGACCCTCTTCCTGTTATCCTTGAGGTTGAACAACAAACTGGACGCGATGGATTTGTAGCTCTCTCGTTTGATGACCTCTGGGGTCGACCTTGATTTGACTGGCGACACATGCTCTAAGTCTAGGCGGGTAAGatcaaggagagagggagagagcaccgCTGACATGATCTCTGAGGTGTCTGTGGCCTGTCTGGATGGTATTATGGGTGTCATCAGCTGAGAAATGCTGAATGGAGTAGAGGTCAAAGAGCACGGCTCTTCCACTTCTTTCACCTTTATCGACTTTACTTTCTTTTTATAAGGTATGTTACTCTCCTCCACCAGTTTGGGGGTTTCAGTGGGAGTGCAAAGTAGTCCTGGTTGGTTGACAGGCACAGCACTCTTGACTCTCACTCTGTTTCTTCTCCAGGGGGTGCTGGTTTCACCCTGGGAAGAGGTGTCTGATGCACACCTCTTCTCAGGGGCAGAGGGTTTTGGTAGAACCTTGggtggaggacgaggaggaggggggggttcaACTGGTTTCTGGAACTGCTGCTCCATCTCCTCTGCACGCAAAGTCTCTATTCTATGTGCCTCAGTCAGCTCTTTGTATAAAGGGGAGTCATACCACTTAGGGAGGTTGTCCACCACATGGGGAATGGAGGTGATGTCTTCCTGGCCGAACGGAGAGTGGTTAAAATCCCTCCACGATTGGAATGGGCTGAACTCGCTGTGGAGGAAACAGTTTTTGATGTGCAGTTTCCGCAGCTTGAAGTTGGTTATGCAGTTTTTTGTCTTAGAGAACTTTGCATCCTTGCCTGATTTCTTGGCTATGAGGTTGTTATAATCTGAGGAGAATTCCGATAGTTCCCTTTCGATGCTGAGGAGGGCTGACTTATCCCAAGAGTCTCCGTTAGTGTCCTTAAAATCCCAGTTTTTAATCAGCATGCCCTCACATTTCTCCTCTGTAGCACTGAATGCTTTGAGGAGAGTCAAACTGGACATGCTCTTCTGCTGCTTCCAGGGTTGAGTGCCAATGGTACCATTGATTTGGTGCTTTTTACCAGTGTCTTTAGTCCTTTTCAGGGGCTCCTCCACTAGGGGCTTGTGACAGCTGAAAGGGTATCCGTATGAGAACTCATCGTTGTAGGCGGCCTCGTCTCCGATGCACAGGCTCCGGAAGGCGCGGTCGGTGAGCGTGCTGACCTCTCGGTCCGTCTCGTCCATGAAGATCTCAGTGAAGCCATTGGGGAAGCGGTGGTGGAGCATGGTGCTCCGGTGGCTCACGTATTGACGCTTCTCCACGCAGGTCATGGTGAAGGCTGATGGTTGACACCAATCACACCTCTGCAGTAGGTTGTAGATGGCGGCGTCTATATGGTCCCCAGTTTGGTCAGCTCGCCATCTGCCTGGGAAAGAGATACAGTGTCACAATCAAAGAGGAAACCCTGGACCTTCATAACGTCATTGCTTTACGCAGATTGTATAGAGAAGAGTTTACATTTCATCAGCCTAATCATTTGAATAGATTACCAGCTTGACATTGTGGTATTTATTTTATGCTATTCCTCCTAACGGTATATAAAAAAAGACTGTGTCCATTTTGATAGCACTTTAAATGGTTTGGCATACCACATATTTCGCTCTGACCTTTGTGTATATGACATGTGTGAACTCAACTATCTGGTAGCTATGTACACCCCAAACACACACCATACCGCAGGCTATTTTAAGGAAAGGAATATGTTTTTAGGCCCTTTACTAAACATCAGGCATGACAATGGCTATGAACAGCATGAGAATAAATACTGGGATTTTGTAGGAGCTAATGCCCATTCTGCCCTGTATCTGActaccttcgcctctcccgagtccgtgcgggagttgcagcgatgggtcaagactgtaactaccaattggataccacaaaattggggagaaaaggaaTCAAAAAAGATATAATATCATTCAAAAACTAAAATACCCCAAAAAACTGGGACACTCTTAAAACTAGCTACAGCTGATTGAGataaatatacacacaaacagagtGAGGGTACTGAATGTATAGAATAAGCCTTAGAGTTGTATACAATAAAACACCCTGAGTAAAACTTGATTCAAAAGCACAGAAGAGACATGATTCAGATTCATGTCCAAGTTCAAAGATCATGCCAAGATCAATAACAGTTATCCAGCCATTTATAGGCCTCTCTCTGCAGTCGGTAATTACATCTACATGCtagtctttatatatatatatatatatatatatatatatatatatatatatatatatatatattatatatatatatatatatatatatatatatatatatatgtatgtatgtatgtatatatatatacgtgttaTTATCGGAGAAGGCCATCAATTTGTAGTCACTTGTTGTTTGCACCATTCCAATAAAACAGCATTGTTTTGTATACAACCATGTGGGTAGCATGTTGCTTTCGCATTAGTACGTTACATGTGGTGACCTTTACAATGGACATACAGTACTTTACTTATTATATATTTTCATATTGTGATTGATGGTCAAGCATATATAAGGAAATCACACACCACAATGGTCTTTAAACATTTTAAATGGAGACTAAGTCTACATCAGGCACCGACAATGCCCTGAAATCAAGACATCATTCACAGTACACTTTGCAGCAGCTGCTTAGCTTAGTTTAGCTATCTGGGTGAGTGCCTAGAATAGCTCATTAACTCATTTCGATATTCTGACCTGGGAGCTTAACAATTGGTATATTGGTCAACTTCACTGTTAATACAAAACTGggggggcctcctgagtggcgcactGATCTAAAGAGAACCTGGTGCCACTAGAGGTCCTGGTTCGACTCCAGGCTCTGTCGAagtcggccgcgaccgggagacccatggggtggcgc
This genomic window from Oncorhynchus gorbuscha isolate QuinsamMale2020 ecotype Even-year linkage group LG07, OgorEven_v1.0, whole genome shotgun sequence contains:
- the LOC124039009 gene encoding uncharacterized protein LOC124039009, giving the protein MTCVEKRQYVSHRSTMLHHRFPNGFTEIFMDETDREVSTLTDRAFRSLCIGDEAAYNDEFSYGYPFSCHKPLVEEPLKRTKDTGKKHQINGTIGTQPWKQQKSMSSLTLLKAFSATEEKCEGMLIKNWDFKDTNGDSWDKSALLSIERELSEFSSDYNNLIAKKSGKDAKFSKTKNCITNFKLRKLHIKNCFLHSEFSPFQSWRDFNHSPFGQEDITSIPHVVDNLPKWYDSPLYKELTEAHRIETLRAEEMEQQFQKPVEPPPPPRPPPKVLPKPSAPEKRCASDTSSQGETSTPWRRNRVRVKSAVPVNQPGLLCTPTETPKLVEESNIPYKKKVKSIKVKEVEEPCSLTSTPFSISQLMTPIIPSRQATDTSEIMSAVLSPSLLDLTRLDLEHVSPVKSRSTPEVIKRESYKSIASSLLFNLKDNRKRVKSRYSPPKFKTEQADQRTLSPKMLEQRLLKYAQAPSDVTASGFSTPAILASGFSTPAILASGFSTPAILLDGLPICSPDVSESSNAGLRKYLDSDISDDYLISNLLQTKREAAASRSPGSPFSHPKVNKSPRTKKQMYPTLNLYNSPVEPEMKHFSPSMNKDTLSITTQKNKGLSPNMSDNTKDHPTPQKDRISLNISEKPVKEMPALKEKGVGDQPVHTRTNREALPTAQNKGLSPNRTDNAKQPTKDTVEFKEKHNDEQTASTREAITATRDTLITAQNEMLPSNRAYNTNRSTKDMVELNVKDSVEEVMRAGMEAIFTTRNKLFSPNRAEAVEALTNKTNIVKTEDPQVKDEKGIVVEDRHLFYSFSVPRPSYRQIEPQATGDICPMENILANGLIESSEKEKERMVVEKAKEPVKEQGRFKHTFSARQNNYIKSQRYALMENGEEEQEGEDLEPKMEVNNKKDMDKEVQDTESSVHKEMKDSENIISDLHALKELEKARLGGRHSKDGENLKPKPMIDGEAKAKNDLISRELRNIKRGILSMRGNTFAKKEPFANREKEQARRDVFSKIDNNVVVNKSLINDNYDKAKMALEEIISDRAEKRKNQVFSHKECENNRVPDENPDDSYNVRVQKSRPARQDYIRKATDGKQNEVRGRLGDLKDHHQIQGILSQTETKLGENHRFGATIYTEQNELATGYIREEQVQGNTINNVSGKQKHNISKYPAEESDRTVAKQLSVETRDDTSRNAEVVTEESQTDAPVIKPKVPPRSKKGSIKKEDSSEKEKECANVMDIIEEGTKNKDFSIRDSKNDNILRKENTHARGKVSSKEALDAKIQADQQTDALEMEKTAEQEKRFVQNKHHVGLPGEYSKYPHEANTCFSPSEEKEKEMKALLNERQTNTLPRKKLKAEEIQHNIEQREQLCVRRKAPLKPDKDHSKPSNQVNTSTEDESIMKKDSMKKIQANEESDKSVRVCEDIAHVDEVVEYYSVSDHENEVFEDKPVVRPRRDRETSLKEENGPRAREMDKRGWFQSPMDDTNNQTPTSQSNVSSPVLGKPALFKVKDNILNDHVSPVTKTVKPVLDKTNHDPSQRAPWSPRESLSGSEKSEEEHLDQPKTSIEMQSPDNAVTTPGKHFKPKETASPHSSHSLLSPSKLTPEHNRKGQRAPWSPRESLSGSERGEEDHLEIPELHAATITTDKHLKPRETASHHSPLTPLSPSKLTPENSQRGQQYGSFLTVTQEYNKHSRLSTSSEERTSTVDTADDTPDVYKVSSERSGSVCLANDTQGPGRPPWCLPSPRRPSSKP